DNA sequence from the Acidobacteriota bacterium genome:
ATGGATCGGTTCCTGCAAAACGGATTGCATTTTGGCAGCTTTCCCGGCGGGATACCGTCCGGGACGAATCGGCGCAACATTGACTTCAGACAGTACGGGCGAAGTTTCCGGTTCTGCATGCGGAAATTCCGAAGTCCAATGGCACGCCAGCGAATAGCCTGGAATTTTCGTTTTGTCGCCAATGCCAGTCAGGTCAAGAATGGTTCCGGGCAAATCGCGAAGCGAAATCGGGTCGGCAATTCGCCGGTTGGGTGGAACGCGCGCCGGGTAAACCACCAACAACGGCACGTGCAGCAGCGACAGATACAGCGAATTTCCGTGGCCGTAATCTTTATGTTCGCCGAAACTTTCTCCGTGGTCGGCGGTGATGACCACCAGCGTATTTTTCAACGTCCCGCGTCGTTCCAATTCCTCCAACAACAATCCGATTTGCTGATCCAGGTAAGCGATTGCGCCGTCGTAATCGTCTATTTCGGCCTGCGTTTCCTCTGCCGAAAGATGTTCGCGTCCGTAGCGGAACGAAATGCGCAGATCATGCCGAGCCTGGTATTGATCCTTGTGCGCAGAGGTTCCGAATTTCCAATTAAAGGGCGGCGGCGGCAAATACGGTTCGTGCGCATCCAGGTAATTGAGAAACGCAAAAAACGGACGCGAGCGTTGCCGCGCCTGCCAGGCCAGAAAATCATGATTGATTTCCGCAGCGGATTTGCGCGTCACCACCTGATGGTTTCCCAACAAACGGCGCAACGAGTCGCTGTGAATCAAAGAGCGAAGAAGCGAGGAACTGATCAGCGATTCGCCAACCGTGGCGGAGTAATCTTCATAATGAAGGAAGCCTCGATCCAAACCCGTTTCGTAACCACAGCCAAAGGTATTGGCGATGAAGCCCGCGGTCGCATACCCGTTTGCACCCAGCGTTTCGGCCAATGTCGGATACCGCCCATCGAGCGGTTTGTCCCAATCGGTTGAACATTCAAACGGATAATGCCCGGTAAACAACGCCGCGTGTGAAGGCGTCGTCCACGGCGCGGTGGAAATGGCCTGATCAAACACCACGCCGCGCCGTGCAAAGCGCGCAAGCTGCGGCGACGTTTCCCGCTCGTAACCATACAGCGACAGGCTTTGCGCCCGCACGGTATCCATCACGATCAACAGCACGTTGGGCGCGTCCGGCTTTGCGGCGGGAAGTCGCTGCATGCTTTGACGTTCGTGCAACCACAACCCGCCTTCGACGGCGATAATCAGCAGCAAGGTCATTACGGCTGCCACTTTGACGCTCCGGCTGAAAAACGAAGGGTGCAACGTTATGCGTGGCGCCAAAAACCGGCTGGCTTGCGCGGCAATTCCAACCGCCAGCAAAACCGACGCGTACCACTGAATGCGCGGAAAGATCAGCAGCCAACTCAAGAAAGCGAGAAAACTGAAAATCCCCAGCGCCATTCGCGCCGAGCGCAGCCTGAACAGCAGCAAGAGAAATCCCACCAAGATGAACAACACAACATCCGTGACAGGCGCCATCCAGATCACGCGCGGCCCCAAAAAAAGCGCACGATGGGAAATCGCTTTTTCCAGACCAAGAAACGGAATTTCAATCAATCCCGTCAGAAACCCAAAAAACGCCGCCAGCAAGAGAAGTTTCGCGGGCGGCAACACGCTTTGCCGCGAGGTGTTGAGTTCCATACAGCTCTCCCCATGATCTCGTCGTTATGAGATGTAGCCCAATCCGCTCAGCCGCTCGCGGATGATTTCTTCCGCGCTGGCAGGGATTTGGATTTCGCCAATTCCGTTCATCAACCCTGACGCCAGCGAGTGCCCCTGCATGGAATTGGGAATATCGTACCCGCCGAGTTCCAATAATGTCGGCGCAACATCCAGCAACCGAACGCCGCTGAGTTCCCCTTGCAATGGAACGCCGGAACCTGCCAGCAGAAAGCTGCCGAATTGCGAATGGTTGCAATCGTCCGGGCCGGTATCGTTTTCCTGGACGTGAATGGCGTGATGACCGACGCTGCCGACGGATCGCCAATACAAACCACCGAAATGCACAATCAAATCCGGCGCGACGTTGCGCACGTGGCGGTAAATTTCCTGCGGGCGAAAAACCTGCGTCCCTAAATACCGTCCGGCATCGTCCACCGTCGCTTCCAGCCGAGCCTTGATTTCATCCCGGAGAGCTTCGTAATCACCGGCAGCGATGACGCCCTGCGGTTCGCGTCCCTGAACGTTGAAAAAGACGCGCGCGTAATACCCGCCTTCGCTCCAGACTTTGGTTTTTTCCCAATTGACGCTGAGTTTGCTGAAGGGAGTGATTTCGCGCGGGTATTCATTGAGCACCAGCAAGCCTTCCTGCACCAGCCATTCGTTGATGCAAAACCCGCCGTCCAATCGTTGCGCGCCGTGATCCGATGCAATCAGCACGACGGTTTCGTCATCCAGCAATTCCAGAATCCGCCCGATTTCCTGATCCAGGTACAGGTAATAATCGCGAATCACCGTTTCGTAAGGATTTCCGGCTTCGTGCAGGACGTGCAGCGGATCGTGAAATTTCCAAAACCCGTGTTGCAACCGATCCAGGCCAATTTCAACGAAATGAAAGTAATCCCATTCCGCGCGTCGCAACCAGTACCGCACGGTTTCAAAATGCTTCAGGCTCATGGCGTAAACTTCATCCAGCAGCCAGTCTTTGCGCTCCGTGCGGAAACCTTTCACGTCCACGGGATATTCGCCGACCAAATCCCGAATCGTGTCGCGAACCGCTGCCGGATGCGTGTAATTGTCTGTGTTGGTGTCCGGCGTCAAAAAGCATCCAACGCAGATACCATTGACTTTGCGCGGCGGAAATGACGGCGGCACGCCGATGATGACGGAGCGATTCCCTTCGCGCGCGACCTGATCCCAGATGGCCAGTTCCTGAATGGATTTCGCGTTGACGATGCTCAATCCGTCGTAGGAATGATCGTGGCGATTGCGAAATCCGTACACGCCCAGCGAACCCGGATCCTGGCTACACGACATGCACATCCACGCCGGAACCGTGATGGGCGGAATGATGCTTTCCAACCTGCCGTAACACCCCACTTCCATCAACCGACGAATGTTCGTCAGCCGCTCATCGCCGAACAACAACTCCGGCACTGCTGCGTCCAAACCAATCACAAGGATTTTCATAACAGAAGATTTTCTCCCTCCATCACCGTTGTTCGTCCCAATCCCAGCGCAGCCAAAATCGTCGGAGCCATGTCACTCAGGCGAGGTAACCCGGCGCTTTCGTTGAACGGGCGGTTCATCAGCAACACGCCCGGCACCAGCGCCGGATCAATCAGATGATCGCCGCTCCATTTTTTTCGGTTGTCTTCGAAATTTCCGGCGGGCACACCGCCCAGCGCCGTGGCCCACGACACGCGATAGCCTTCGGCAAAATTGACCAACAAATCCGGCGCTTCATCGGCGTAATGGCCTGCGTAAACCTGTTCGCGCGGCATGGCGCTGCGAATGGCCAACCGGTTATGAGCCAGATCGCCCAATCCGGTCAGCGCCGCCGCCAACGAAGTTTTCAATTTGTGGGCATCGTCCACGGAAACAATTCCATGCTCTTCGCGGCCTTTGATGTTCAGGTAAATTCCGCTCAGTCCCAGCGCGTAGGCTTTGGTGTTTTCCCAATCCACGTGGCGCAGAAAATCGCCTTCCGCTTCGCCCGGCGTCAGCCCGCGGTTCAGCGCCAGCAATCCCTGATCGTGCAACCAGGTGTTGATGTGAAACCCGCGCTCGAAACTGTTCATGCCGTGATCGCTGCACACGATGAACAGCGTCTGGTCGTCGGCGTAGCGCATGGCTTCGCCGACAATCGCATCGCAATCGCGGTAATGCTCTTCGACCGTGCGGCGAAATTCGGGCTTGAACGGTTCGCAGCCTGCCGGATGACCCGGCGAACCGAAACGCCAAAACATGTGTTGAATGCGGTCGGGGGTGTCGAACAGGCAAAAGAAAAATCCTTCAGCAAAGCGTTCCAACTCATAGCGCATCATCTGCCGCCGCTCGCCCAGCAGAAGTTCGCATTGCGCCAGGTAGGCTTCTTCGCCGAATCGCCCATTGTTCAACCCATTGTGATCTTCGGGCATGCCAGTGGTGTAAAACGCGCCAAGCTGTTTGCTGAGTTCGGCGGCATACCCTGCGGGCGAACTGATGTCGAACATAGGCGCATCCGGATCGAAATTGATTGGCGATGCATAGAGTTCAAACACTGGCGCAGTCCGCACCAACAGAAACCGCACCATTCCCCGCGCCGCGCGAAACAATCCGAGTTTGAACTTCACCTTCAGCCAACCGCTCCATTCGCCTTCGCGCAACTCCAATCCCGCCGGGTCGCCGTCCGAACGCAGTACCGCCGAACGCTGCGAAGGATTGAACGTGATTCTGATCGGAAAGGTCGCATCCAGTTTTGTTTTTGGATCGCGCGGGCCGTAAAGCTGCGTTTCGATGACATTGCCCTGCGGGGCAGAGATTCGGACGACCTGTTCGCTTTCCTGTGCGACGACACTGTCATCCGCACTGTAAAACGTCGAAGTTCCCAATCCGCCGCGCAAATCCGGCACGCCCATTCCCGACAGAATTCGCCCGCGAATGTTGTCCGGCGGGTACGTGCAGGGAAACCGCAACACCGTGGAGGGAATGCTCGCTTGCGAAAGCAATTCCCAAATCGTAGTCGCGCGGCGCAAATTGACGGCCTTCGGCGGCGTGAACGCGTTCTTCTGTTCGTAACGGTTGAAGGAAAGGTCGGGAAGATAGGTGCGCGGATCGCGGCGAATGAAATCAAAAATGCCGTGCGCGCCGGGGTTCACGCCCGTGGCAAACGTAGACCACGCAACAGGCGTTTGCGCCGGATACGTCGTACGCACGCGTGTGTAACCACCTTGCGCGCGCAATCGCGCCAGATTTGGCAACTCATGGCGCGCAAACATCCCCTCGACCAGCTTCGGTTCAAAACCGTCTAGCCCAATGACGATGACTTTTTTCATTTCGACCTGCCTTACGACTTATTGCCGGCGAAATGACGCGCCAGTCTTTGCTGGCAAAATTGGAAAATGCGGGAAAGAAACAGCATCAATCGCTGCCAGATAATCAGCAGGAAGCCGACGACAGCGGCCACGCCCGATGCGACCGGAAGAATGGTCTCAGGGCCGGTGTAGAAGAACAGTGCTACCATCGTCGTAAACGTCAACCCCGTTGCTTGCCCATGAAGTTGGGCCAAGGAATTCACGATCTCGCCACTTAACAAATGCAATAACATCACGTTACTCCCTCCTTACTCGTAAATGTTGATTTTGAACAAACCTCGACCTTAGGCCGCCGACAAAATCTCTGTGCGTCAAGCACACGAATCCGTCCCGCCTGTTGGCAGAATTCGAGCTTTGTTCCCAGTCAGCTTGAATGAGCGATACATCGCCGCTCTGTTTTAGGTGAGCAATTCGTTTTTCTAAATTTGGATGTGATTGTGATTGAAATATCAGGAGCAAGTTAAGGGGTTGACTCGCTCACGACTATCAAGACGGGCACCTCAAATTTCAGGTTACAGCGAAAAAAAATTATTTCCTTCTACGACCGGTGTGCGTATTGTCCAAGCGGAAGTCATCGTGATATTTCCACTTCGCGATTACCAAACTTGGTATCGAACACTGACACCATAAGGAGACCGATGATGAAAAAAGTAATTTGCGGATTGATGTTGATTGGCGCTTTGGCAATTGGGTTGAGTGTTGCGACGGCGCAAACTCCCGGCGCTGAGATGAAAAAGTCCGGCACGGAAGCCAAGACGGCTGGCAAAAGTTTGGGGCGCAACGTGAAACACGGGCGCGTTGTGCGGGGCGGCAAAGAATTCGGCAAACACGTCGGCAGCAGCGGCAAACATGTCGGCAAAGGCGTGGCCAAAGGCGTCAAGAAAGTCGTGACTCCGTAACGTTCTGATGTCACGGCTTCAGTTTTCACGCAACAACAGCCGTCCGGTCAGCGGATCGGACGGCTTTTTTCTCTTTCACCCAAATCACCCCGTCAGGGGTCATCATCGAAAATTCTCTGGAAATCAGGAATGACTTCCCAACCGAATCTCTCTGCGTAGAACCGGTCGCGTCTGTCAGATTCCGAATGCTTACCTGCCGCTACACATACCGTTGATCAAGTTTGTAAGCGACCCAAATTCCCAACAGCCCGCCGATCAGGCTGCCGAAAAGACTGGAAAAGGAAATCATTTCCGCCCCCCAAAGCATTGGAACGTATCCGCCGACGGTGGATCCAATCAGGATTCCCAGACCTACCATTACTCTAAGACTCATTACATCCTCTCTTTCTTGGATTGTGTTTTCACTGATACTACTCTGCCGTTTATGGGAACGCGGAAAGCTATGAGAATTTCGCGCCCATCGAACCGTAACCATTTCAATGAATACCTTGCTGCATTAACACAGTTTGGCGCATTGCGGGAAAAGATTGCTAAAACGATATTTCTCAACGTACACTCGCCGAGCGTTTTTGCCCGAAGGCCGTCAAAACGCCGAAGAACGAGGCGACCTTGCAGCGTTCCATCTTCGGTGTGGAAAAGAAGCCGATGCCACATTTGCTGGCTGTGACGAATCTGTTGCTGCACCAGATCGAAGTCCCGCTCGAAATCCGCCACGACAATACGCTGGCGCGACCGCTTCGCGATTACAAACCGTCAGACCGCGTCAACATCATCATCACCAATCCGCCGTTTGGCGGAATGGAAGAAGACGGCATCGAAAAGAATTTCCCGTACCAGACGCGCGAAACCGCCGACCTGTTTTTGCAGTTGATTATTCACCTGCTGAAAGACGGCGGACGCGGCGCGCTGGTTTTGCCCGATGGCACGCTGTTCGGCGAAGGCGTCAAAACGCGCATCAAGGAAAAGCTGCTCGAAGAATGCAACCTGCACACCATCGTGCGATTGCCCAACGGCGTGTTTGCGCCATACACGGGCATCAAAACCAATCTGCTGTTTTTCACCAAAGGCGAA
Encoded proteins:
- a CDS encoding alkaline phosphatase family protein; translated protein: MKILVIGLDAAVPELLFGDERLTNIRRLMEVGCYGRLESIIPPITVPAWMCMSCSQDPGSLGVYGFRNRHDHSYDGLSIVNAKSIQELAIWDQVAREGNRSVIIGVPPSFPPRKVNGICVGCFLTPDTNTDNYTHPAAVRDTIRDLVGEYPVDVKGFRTERKDWLLDEVYAMSLKHFETVRYWLRRAEWDYFHFVEIGLDRLQHGFWKFHDPLHVLHEAGNPYETVIRDYYLYLDQEIGRILELLDDETVVLIASDHGAQRLDGGFCINEWLVQEGLLVLNEYPREITPFSKLSVNWEKTKVWSEGGYYARVFFNVQGREPQGVIAAGDYEALRDEIKARLEATVDDAGRYLGTQVFRPQEIYRHVRNVAPDLIVHFGGLYWRSVGSVGHHAIHVQENDTGPDDCNHSQFGSFLLAGSGVPLQGELSGVRLLDVAPTLLELGGYDIPNSMQGHSLASGLMNGIGEIQIPASAEEIIRERLSGLGYIS
- a CDS encoding alkaline phosphatase family protein, with protein sequence MKKVIVIGLDGFEPKLVEGMFARHELPNLARLRAQGGYTRVRTTYPAQTPVAWSTFATGVNPGAHGIFDFIRRDPRTYLPDLSFNRYEQKNAFTPPKAVNLRRATTIWELLSQASIPSTVLRFPCTYPPDNIRGRILSGMGVPDLRGGLGTSTFYSADDSVVAQESEQVVRISAPQGNVIETQLYGPRDPKTKLDATFPIRITFNPSQRSAVLRSDGDPAGLELREGEWSGWLKVKFKLGLFRAARGMVRFLLVRTAPVFELYASPINFDPDAPMFDISSPAGYAAELSKQLGAFYTTGMPEDHNGLNNGRFGEEAYLAQCELLLGERRQMMRYELERFAEGFFFCLFDTPDRIQHMFWRFGSPGHPAGCEPFKPEFRRTVEEHYRDCDAIVGEAMRYADDQTLFIVCSDHGMNSFERGFHINTWLHDQGLLALNRGLTPGEAEGDFLRHVDWENTKAYALGLSGIYLNIKGREEHGIVSVDDAHKLKTSLAAALTGLGDLAHNRLAIRSAMPREQVYAGHYADEAPDLLVNFAEGYRVSWATALGGVPAGNFEDNRKKWSGDHLIDPALVPGVLLMNRPFNESAGLPRLSDMAPTILAALGLGRTTVMEGENLLL
- a CDS encoding N-6 DNA methylase, translating into MSQRTLAERFCPKAVKTPKNEATLQRSIFGVEKKPMPHLLAVTNLLLHQIEVPLEIRHDNTLARPLRDYKPSDRVNIIITNPPFGGMEEDGIEKNFPYQTRETADLFLQLIIHLLKDGGRGALVLPDGTLFGEGVKTRIKEKLLEECNLHTIVRLPNGVFAPYTGIKTNLLFFTKGEPTREIWFYEHPYPAGYKSYSKTKPIRIEEFVPEKEWWPNRQESERTWRVPVESVKEANYNLDIKNPNAPTDDHSDPAELLAEYHALLNDLSQTRNALKAELQHALSRADL
- a CDS encoding sulfatase-like hydrolase/transferase, whose amino-acid sequence is MELNTSRQSVLPPAKLLLLAAFFGFLTGLIEIPFLGLEKAISHRALFLGPRVIWMAPVTDVVLFILVGFLLLLFRLRSARMALGIFSFLAFLSWLLIFPRIQWYASVLLAVGIAAQASRFLAPRITLHPSFFSRSVKVAAVMTLLLIIAVEGGLWLHERQSMQRLPAAKPDAPNVLLIVMDTVRAQSLSLYGYERETSPQLARFARRGVVFDQAISTAPWTTPSHAALFTGHYPFECSTDWDKPLDGRYPTLAETLGANGYATAGFIANTFGCGYETGLDRGFLHYEDYSATVGESLISSSLLRSLIHSDSLRRLLGNHQVVTRKSAAEINHDFLAWQARQRSRPFFAFLNYLDAHEPYLPPPPFNWKFGTSAHKDQYQARHDLRISFRYGREHLSAEETQAEIDDYDGAIAYLDQQIGLLLEELERRGTLKNTLVVITADHGESFGEHKDYGHGNSLYLSLLHVPLLVVYPARVPPNRRIADPISLRDLPGTILDLTGIGDKTKIPGYSLACHWTSEFPHAEPETSPVLSEVNVAPIRPGRYPAGKAAKMQSVLQEPIHYIRNANGKEEIYNIVKDPDEESNLLNEQDLQLMLKQLRSELMKLN